Proteins from one Kineosporiaceae bacterium genomic window:
- a CDS encoding transposase — translation MTAWCDNTGENLALKLRTGSAGSNTVTDHLEVLTAAIAQIPASFRRDLLITCDGAGATKDLLTHITTLNAAPGRRVRYSVGFDLDHRCRSAIDKVPEACGRTSSTPTVAHVTRSTPASSS, via the coding sequence TTGACAGCCTGGTGCGACAACACCGGCGAGAACCTCGCACTGAAGCTGCGCACCGGGTCGGCGGGCAGCAACACCGTCACCGACCACCTCGAGGTCCTCACCGCCGCGATCGCCCAGATCCCTGCGAGCTTCCGCCGAGACCTGCTGATCACCTGCGACGGCGCCGGTGCCACCAAGGACCTCCTGACGCACATCACCACGCTGAACGCTGCGCCCGGGCGGCGGGTGCGCTACTCGGTCGGGTTCGACCTCGACCACCGGTGCCGGAGCGCGATCGACAAGGTCCCGGAAGCGTGTGGGAGAACGTCATCAACGCCGACGGTAGCGCACGTGACCCGGAGTACGCCGGCGTCGTCGAGCTGA
- a CDS encoding DGQHR domain-containing protein, whose amino-acid sequence MDEDVIDYYLDLAEHLGRAARYQLLGSLFAGMKIPGLEPRVAAIQCNMGGHKYYSFVIEPDRLLKLGYILHRNKANSSLMPTYQRLIKKTRLKQVSQFIEAGGFFPNSLIISVDPGRRPLRFDPVSKGEGSPRMGILHLPQTYRAAYIIDGQHRLYGYADSPRSETDLIPVVAFVDLPRSEQVRIFMEINENQQAVPKNLRNTLNADLLWSSTDLREQARALKLRVAQQLGESRGSPLFGRVIIGEDKRTLTRCVTIDAISRGLDRGTLLGSYTRTEVRDRGNLVRGSNDATYDLLSEFLTLCFGHIRGGLSTQWSLGAAEGGFVFINNGIESLLRMFSDIVDHLLNRGQIAHDSEDADELFHACLPYLDALVRHLSGVSGDEAAGYRSQYGSGGATKYWRRLQEAVRSQIPEFDPPGLEEYLAGQARQDDADSQERVRLIELFLKNDVRRRLENEFGSNWFQSGVPKGVKKSAGTLAAEKNADAASVDEQVEPWDCLYIVDYHAILTQDSGLWGRQFEKQYTRPGDEKKPGGWKARPSWLQRLNSLRNDLAHGRSIGPDDHEFLISLETWLVKGQADNDL is encoded by the coding sequence ATGGACGAGGACGTTATCGACTACTACCTCGACCTTGCCGAACACCTCGGAAGGGCCGCTCGCTACCAGTTGCTCGGAAGTCTGTTTGCGGGTATGAAAATTCCGGGCCTCGAACCAAGGGTAGCTGCCATACAGTGCAACATGGGCGGACACAAGTACTACTCGTTCGTTATCGAGCCGGATCGACTCCTCAAGCTCGGATACATCTTGCACAGAAACAAGGCCAACAGCAGCTTGATGCCGACCTATCAGCGACTGATCAAGAAGACGCGCCTGAAGCAAGTCTCTCAGTTCATTGAAGCCGGGGGGTTCTTTCCCAATTCTCTCATCATCAGCGTGGACCCAGGACGCCGGCCGCTTAGGTTCGACCCCGTTAGCAAGGGAGAAGGTTCCCCGCGAATGGGGATTCTTCATTTGCCTCAGACCTATCGCGCCGCGTACATCATCGATGGGCAGCATCGTCTATACGGATACGCCGACTCGCCACGCTCTGAGACGGATCTAATTCCTGTGGTTGCGTTCGTTGATCTCCCCCGCTCGGAGCAGGTGCGAATCTTCATGGAGATCAACGAGAATCAGCAGGCGGTTCCAAAGAACCTTCGCAACACGCTTAACGCAGACTTGCTGTGGAGTTCCACGGACCTACGTGAGCAAGCGAGGGCGCTCAAGCTACGTGTGGCACAGCAACTTGGCGAGAGCAGGGGCTCTCCCCTCTTCGGCAGGGTCATCATCGGCGAAGACAAGAGGACGTTGACGCGGTGCGTCACGATTGACGCCATCAGTCGCGGCCTCGACCGCGGCACTTTGCTGGGCTCCTACACGCGCACGGAAGTCCGAGACCGCGGGAACCTAGTGCGGGGAAGCAATGACGCCACCTACGACCTACTCAGCGAATTCCTTACTCTGTGTTTCGGGCACATTCGGGGAGGCCTCTCCACCCAATGGTCATTGGGTGCTGCGGAGGGTGGGTTCGTATTCATTAACAACGGTATTGAGTCGCTCCTTCGAATGTTCAGTGATATTGTTGATCACCTTCTGAATCGCGGTCAGATTGCTCATGACAGCGAGGATGCGGATGAACTCTTTCACGCATGCTTGCCATATCTGGATGCGCTCGTTAGGCATCTCTCTGGCGTATCCGGCGATGAAGCTGCAGGTTATAGAAGCCAGTATGGGTCCGGCGGTGCTACGAAGTACTGGCGTCGGCTCCAGGAAGCTGTTCGCTCACAGATTCCCGAATTTGACCCTCCCGGCCTTGAGGAATACCTTGCGGGGCAGGCCCGCCAGGACGATGCCGACTCTCAGGAACGCGTCAGGCTTATCGAGCTATTCCTCAAGAACGACGTTCGTAGGCGCCTGGAGAACGAGTTCGGATCGAACTGGTTCCAGTCTGGAGTTCCGAAGGGTGTCAAGAAGAGCGCCGGAACGCTCGCTGCCGAGAAGAATGCGGATGCCGCGTCCGTCGACGAGCAGGTCGAACCGTGGGATTGCCTGTACATCGTTGACTACCACGCGATTCTCACGCAGGACAGTGGACTCTGGGGCCGACAGTTCGAGAAGCAATACACGCGACCCGGTGATGAAAAGAAGCCTGGGGGTTGGAAGGCGCGTCCCTCTTGGCTTCAGAGACTGAACTCTCTACGCAATGATCTTGCGCATGGGCGAAGCATCGGGCCAGACGATCATGAATTCCTTATTTCGCTGGAGACGTGGCTTGTGAAGGGCCAGGCGGACAACGATCTCTAG